Proteins from a single region of Labedella gwakjiensis:
- a CDS encoding 1,4-dihydroxy-2-naphthoyl-CoA synthase, whose product MSVSELFDESEWTEAPGFADLEDITYHHTNDGRVARVAFDRPEVRNAFRPRTVDELARVLDDARQNPRIGVVLLTGNGPSPKDGGWAFCSGGDQRIRGRDGYRYAEGDTAETVEPARSGRLHILEVQRLIRFMPKVVIAVVPGWAAGGGHSLHVVCDLTIASLEHGKFKQTDADVGSFDAGYGSAYFARQVGQKFAREVFFLAEEYSAERALATGAINAAVPHAELESTALAWARTILGKSPTAIRMLKFAFNAVDDGLVGQQVFAGEATRLAYGTDEAVEGRDAFLEKREPDWAPYPWQY is encoded by the coding sequence ATGAGCGTCTCCGAGCTGTTCGACGAATCCGAGTGGACCGAGGCCCCCGGCTTCGCCGACCTCGAGGACATCACCTACCACCACACGAACGACGGACGTGTCGCCCGCGTGGCCTTCGACCGTCCTGAGGTCCGCAACGCCTTCCGGCCGCGTACGGTGGACGAGCTCGCACGCGTGCTCGACGACGCGCGTCAGAACCCGCGCATCGGTGTCGTCCTGCTCACCGGCAACGGGCCCAGCCCGAAGGACGGCGGCTGGGCGTTCTGCTCGGGAGGGGACCAGCGGATCCGCGGACGCGACGGCTACCGCTACGCCGAGGGCGACACCGCCGAGACGGTCGAGCCCGCCCGGTCGGGGCGCCTCCACATCCTCGAGGTGCAGCGCCTCATCCGCTTCATGCCCAAGGTCGTCATCGCCGTCGTGCCCGGTTGGGCCGCCGGCGGTGGACACTCCCTCCACGTCGTCTGCGACCTCACGATCGCGAGCCTCGAGCACGGGAAGTTCAAGCAGACGGACGCCGACGTCGGGTCGTTCGACGCGGGATACGGCAGCGCCTACTTCGCCCGCCAGGTGGGGCAGAAGTTCGCGCGTGAGGTGTTCTTCCTCGCCGAGGAGTATTCGGCGGAACGTGCGCTCGCCACCGGCGCGATCAACGCGGCGGTTCCGCACGCCGAGCTCGAGTCGACGGCGCTCGCATGGGCGCGCACGATCCTCGGGAAGTCGCCGACAGCCATCCGCATGCTCAAGTTCGCCTTCAACGCCGTCGACGACGGACTCGTGGGGCAGCAGGTCTTCGCCGGCGAGGCCACGCGCCTCGCCTACGGAACCGACGAGGCGGTCGAAGGGCGCGACGCCTTCCTCGAGAAGCGCGAGCCCGACTGGGCGCCCTACCCGTGGCAGTACTGA
- the ccsB gene encoding c-type cytochrome biogenesis protein CcsB, whose product MNLNDFSVLALWTALALYALAFIAFTFDLARRSSEVRLSAESAVPSAVERNAGASTAAGAAGSRGSGTLTVERPATPSNGARVTASRSPSLRVGVALTVLGFLVHLAATITRGIAAERVPWANMYEFAMTGTLLIISVFLVVLTREDLRFLGTFVTGLVVVLLGLSWNFYVEIAPLPPALQSAWLVVHVFVASLGTAFLALGFALSVVQLIQSRQEAMKLELSKLRLRFLATLPSAERLENMAYRVSIIGFIFWTFTLIAGAIWAESAWGRYWGWDTKEVWTFIIWVIYAGYIHARATRGWRGTRSAWLSIIGFAAVMFNFGVVNVFFKGLHAYSGL is encoded by the coding sequence GTGAATCTCAACGACTTCTCGGTGTTGGCGCTCTGGACGGCCCTCGCGCTGTATGCGCTCGCCTTCATCGCCTTCACCTTCGATCTCGCGCGCCGCAGCAGCGAGGTGCGACTGAGCGCCGAGTCGGCCGTGCCGAGCGCCGTCGAGCGCAACGCCGGCGCCTCGACCGCAGCCGGTGCCGCAGGGTCGCGGGGCTCCGGCACCCTCACGGTCGAACGACCGGCCACGCCGAGCAACGGAGCACGCGTCACCGCGTCGCGCTCACCGTCCCTCCGTGTCGGAGTCGCCCTCACCGTCCTCGGTTTCCTCGTCCACCTCGCAGCGACGATCACGCGCGGCATCGCAGCCGAGCGCGTGCCGTGGGCGAACATGTACGAGTTCGCGATGACGGGCACGCTGCTCATCATCTCGGTGTTCCTCGTCGTTCTCACGCGCGAGGACCTCCGTTTCCTCGGCACGTTCGTCACGGGCCTCGTCGTCGTGCTGCTCGGGCTGTCCTGGAACTTCTACGTGGAGATCGCCCCGTTGCCGCCGGCCCTGCAGTCGGCGTGGCTCGTTGTGCACGTCTTCGTGGCGAGCCTCGGAACCGCATTCCTCGCGCTCGGCTTCGCGCTTTCGGTGGTTCAACTCATCCAGAGCCGGCAGGAGGCGATGAAGCTCGAACTGTCGAAGCTGCGGCTCCGTTTCCTCGCCACCCTTCCGAGCGCCGAGCGCCTCGAGAACATGGCCTACCGGGTGAGCATCATCGGTTTCATCTTCTGGACGTTCACGCTCATCGCCGGCGCCATCTGGGCCGAGAGCGCCTGGGGCCGCTACTGGGGCTGGGACACCAAGGAGGTCTGGACCTTCATCATCTGGGTCATCTACGCGGGTTACATCCACGCACGCGCGACCCGTGGCTGGCGCGGAACCCGGTCGGCCTGGCTGTCGATCATCGGCTTCGCGGCGGTCATGTTCAACTTCGGCGTGGTCAACGTCTTCTTCAAGGGACTGCACGCCTACTCCGGCCTCTGA
- a CDS encoding DUF4229 domain-containing protein, which yields MNRVPPVLVYTVLRLLAFFVPLGILLVLRIEPWIAAVLSALIGLAVSFILLRTPREKVAEGIYDRRHGRHTPDTTDEDAEDARDATS from the coding sequence GTGAATCGCGTGCCTCCCGTCCTCGTCTACACGGTCCTCCGGTTGCTCGCGTTCTTCGTGCCTCTCGGCATCCTCCTCGTCCTCCGCATCGAGCCGTGGATCGCCGCGGTGCTCTCCGCGCTCATCGGCCTCGCCGTGTCCTTCATCCTGCTGCGCACGCCACGGGAGAAGGTGGCCGAGGGCATCTACGACCGCCGACACGGCAGGCACACCCCCGACACGACGGACGAAGACGCGGAAGACGCACGGGACGCGACCTCCTGA
- a CDS encoding PLD nuclease N-terminal domain-containing protein, whose protein sequence is MPRLLLGIAVIVVVVTIYAVVDCAMMASSRVRGLPKAAWIAIIILLPVIGLVLWFLIGRGRKNPTVASGPRAPDDDPAFLVSLNRDAEQDERIRKLEEELAALDSESPDDGGPGAGHPDTLPDDPADHGADRQDGDSRDR, encoded by the coding sequence ATGCCCCGCCTGCTCCTCGGAATCGCCGTCATCGTCGTGGTGGTCACCATCTACGCGGTGGTCGATTGCGCCATGATGGCGAGCTCCCGCGTGCGGGGTCTTCCGAAGGCCGCGTGGATCGCGATCATCATCCTCCTCCCCGTCATCGGTCTCGTCCTGTGGTTCCTCATCGGACGCGGACGCAAGAACCCGACCGTCGCTTCCGGCCCGCGTGCGCCGGACGACGACCCGGCATTCCTCGTGAGCCTCAACCGCGACGCCGAGCAGGACGAACGCATCCGCAAGCTCGAGGAGGAGCTCGCCGCACTCGACTCCGAGTCGCCTGACGACGGCGGGCCGGGTGCCGGCCACCCCGACACCCTGCCGGACGATCCCGCCGACCATGGAGCAGACCGCCAGGACGGCGATTCGCGCGACCGGTAG
- a CDS encoding o-succinylbenzoate synthase: MDPTAASKPGTEDLLASAHVVSLPLATRFRGITTREAVVFDGPLRATEFSPFVEYNDTEAAAWLRAAIDFGWVEQTAVLRDSIRVNATVPAVATADVESVLARFPGCRTAKVKVAEASQSRADDVARVAEVRRVLGPEGRIRVDANGGWNVDEAEHAIRELAPFDLEYVEQPCASVDELVELRARIGWMGVPIAADESVRKADDPLAVARAGAADVLVVKAQPLGGVGRALEILAASGLPVVVSSALDTSVGLSMGARLAAAVPDLDFDCGLGTAALLAADLTDDPLLPVDGAIPVRDVVLSPALLERHAASPERTAWWHERITRTHALL, from the coding sequence ATGGATCCGACCGCCGCATCGAAGCCGGGTACCGAGGACCTCCTCGCGTCGGCCCACGTCGTCTCCCTCCCTCTCGCCACGCGATTCCGTGGGATCACGACGAGGGAGGCCGTCGTGTTCGACGGGCCGCTCCGGGCCACCGAGTTCTCCCCCTTCGTCGAGTACAACGACACCGAGGCCGCTGCGTGGCTGCGGGCGGCGATCGACTTCGGCTGGGTGGAGCAGACGGCCGTCCTCCGCGACAGCATCCGTGTGAACGCCACCGTTCCGGCCGTCGCCACCGCCGACGTGGAGAGCGTCCTCGCTCGCTTCCCCGGCTGCCGCACGGCGAAGGTGAAGGTGGCTGAGGCCTCGCAGTCACGAGCGGACGATGTGGCGCGCGTCGCCGAGGTGCGGCGTGTGCTCGGCCCGGAGGGGCGCATCCGTGTGGATGCGAACGGCGGATGGAACGTGGACGAGGCGGAGCACGCCATCCGCGAGCTCGCCCCTTTCGATCTCGAGTACGTCGAGCAGCCGTGCGCGAGCGTCGACGAGCTCGTGGAGCTCCGGGCGCGCATCGGGTGGATGGGGGTCCCCATCGCCGCCGACGAGAGTGTGCGGAAGGCCGACGACCCGCTCGCCGTGGCGCGGGCGGGTGCGGCCGACGTCCTCGTCGTGAAGGCGCAGCCCCTCGGGGGCGTGGGCCGAGCGCTCGAGATCCTGGCCGCGAGCGGACTCCCCGTGGTGGTGTCGAGCGCCCTCGACACCTCGGTCGGTCTGTCGATGGGCGCACGCCTCGCGGCAGCGGTGCCCGACCTGGATTTCGACTGCGGGCTCGGCACGGCGGCCCTCCTCGCCGCCGATTTGACCGACGACCCGCTCCTCCCGGTCGACGGCGCCATCCCGGTGCGCGACGTCGTGCTCTCCCCCGCGCTGCTCGAGCGCCATGCAGCGTCCCCCGAGCGCACCGCCTGGTGGCACGAGCGCATCACGCGCACCCACGCCCTCCTCTGA
- a CDS encoding PPK2 family polyphosphate kinase — MDASALRVGQGFRLADIDPSATPGFDPDELNGHGAKKRGAAALEENVPRLSDLQERLFASSTGGATDGVLLIVQAMDTAGKGGIMRHVVGAVDPQGVLITAFKKPTEEELAHDFLWRVERRVPGPGVIGVFDRSHYEDVLIGRVRSLAGPDEIERRYGAIVDFERGLVERGIRVVKVMLHIGKDEQKERLAERLGRADKHWKYNPGDVDERLLWDAYQDAYQLAIERTSTGEAPWHVVPANRKWYARLAVQQLLIDALEGIDPQWPAADFDVEHEKARLAAS; from the coding sequence ATGGATGCTTCAGCTCTCCGCGTGGGCCAGGGATTCCGGCTCGCCGACATCGACCCCTCCGCGACGCCGGGATTCGACCCCGACGAGTTGAACGGACACGGTGCGAAGAAGCGCGGCGCGGCAGCGCTCGAGGAGAACGTCCCGCGGCTGTCCGATCTGCAGGAGCGGCTCTTCGCGTCGAGCACGGGCGGCGCCACGGACGGTGTATTGCTGATCGTCCAGGCGATGGACACGGCGGGCAAGGGCGGGATCATGCGCCACGTCGTGGGCGCCGTCGACCCGCAGGGCGTCCTGATCACGGCGTTCAAGAAGCCCACCGAGGAGGAGCTCGCGCACGACTTCCTCTGGCGCGTCGAGCGCCGTGTTCCGGGCCCCGGTGTCATCGGCGTCTTCGACCGTTCCCACTACGAGGACGTCCTCATCGGCCGGGTCCGCTCGCTCGCCGGCCCCGACGAGATCGAGCGGCGGTACGGCGCGATCGTCGACTTCGAGCGCGGGCTCGTCGAGCGGGGCATCCGGGTGGTGAAGGTCATGCTGCACATCGGGAAGGACGAGCAGAAGGAACGCCTCGCCGAGCGCCTCGGCCGGGCGGACAAGCACTGGAAGTACAACCCCGGTGACGTGGACGAGCGGCTGCTGTGGGACGCGTACCAGGACGCGTATCAGCTCGCGATCGAACGCACGTCGACCGGGGAGGCGCCGTGGCACGTCGTTCCCGCGAACCGGAAGTGGTACGCGCGCCTCGCGGTGCAGCAGCTCCTCATCGATGCGCTCGAGGGGATCGACCCGCAGTGGCCGGCGGCCGACTTCGACGTCGAGCATGAGAAGGCGCGCCTGGCCGCGAGCTGA
- a CDS encoding isochorismate synthase yields the protein MSPAAAPSTALVATTTRADGIGPLLAYADGERPLAWLHRGDGMVGIGEVLRLEFTGPDRMRQAAAAWRGIAEAATVSDSVRVPGSGLVAFGTVAFSAASEVPSTLIVPRTIVGRRGSHTFVTRIRQADEPDDTARLVPSRRFGDEFRISLGAGSETADGYVHHVEQAIERIADGDLSKVVLARELTGRVPAGADLRRVLTDLALGYPDCWTFAVDGLIGSSPETLVRVEDRTVGARVLAGTASRGTNADTDQKAALALVTSSKDQDEHQFAVRSAVETLAPFTRHLTTSEVPFALKLPNLWHLATDLEGGLAGDASSIDLIDAMHPTAAVAGAPRAEAVALISELEPFDRGRYAGPVGWVDAAGDGEWAIALRCAQVAPSGAVTAYAGCGIVVDSDPAAELAETRMKFRPIVEAFG from the coding sequence GTGAGTCCCGCAGCCGCCCCCTCCACCGCCCTCGTCGCGACCACAACGCGCGCCGACGGGATCGGACCGCTCCTGGCGTACGCCGACGGGGAACGTCCCCTCGCATGGTTGCACCGCGGGGACGGCATGGTGGGGATCGGCGAGGTGCTCCGGCTCGAGTTCACAGGCCCCGATCGCATGCGCCAGGCTGCGGCCGCGTGGCGAGGAATCGCCGAGGCCGCGACGGTCTCGGACTCCGTCCGCGTCCCCGGTTCGGGTCTCGTGGCGTTCGGCACCGTGGCCTTCTCCGCCGCATCAGAGGTGCCGAGCACGCTCATCGTGCCGCGCACGATCGTGGGTCGGCGCGGCAGCCACACCTTCGTGACGCGCATCCGACAGGCGGACGAACCGGATGACACGGCGCGACTCGTGCCGTCCCGGCGCTTCGGCGACGAGTTCCGCATCTCCCTCGGCGCGGGGTCCGAGACGGCGGACGGCTACGTCCATCACGTGGAGCAGGCGATCGAGCGCATCGCCGACGGCGACCTCTCCAAGGTCGTCCTCGCTCGCGAGCTCACGGGCCGCGTGCCGGCCGGGGCCGACCTGCGCCGCGTGCTCACCGACCTCGCGCTCGGTTACCCCGACTGCTGGACGTTCGCCGTCGACGGTCTCATCGGGTCGAGCCCGGAGACGCTCGTGCGCGTCGAGGACCGGACGGTCGGGGCTCGCGTCCTCGCGGGCACGGCCTCTCGGGGAACCAACGCGGACACCGATCAGAAGGCGGCGCTCGCGCTCGTCACGTCGAGCAAGGACCAGGACGAGCACCAGTTCGCCGTCCGTAGCGCGGTGGAGACACTCGCCCCGTTCACCCGTCACCTGACGACGAGTGAGGTCCCGTTCGCCCTCAAGCTCCCGAACCTGTGGCATCTCGCGACGGATCTCGAGGGCGGGCTCGCGGGTGACGCCTCCTCGATCGATCTCATCGACGCGATGCACCCGACCGCTGCCGTCGCCGGGGCACCACGCGCCGAGGCCGTCGCTCTCATCTCCGAGCTCGAGCCCTTCGACCGGGGACGGTACGCCGGCCCGGTCGGCTGGGTGGACGCCGCGGGCGACGGCGAGTGGGCGATCGCCCTACGGTGCGCGCAGGTGGCTCCGAGCGGCGCCGTCACGGCGTACGCGGGCTGCGGCATCGTCGTCGACTCCGACCCGGCGGCCGAACTCGCGGAGACGCGCATGAAGTTCCGTCCCATCGTCGAGGCGTTCGGCTGA
- the menE gene encoding o-succinylbenzoate--CoA ligase — translation MSRSLVRIGAGEPSRLLVSIAAALDGTGAAVQPLDEGASPLSVADAAPASESVPDEVAVVIATSGSSGYPKRVALSADALLGSARATESALGGPGRWVLAMPAHYVAGVQVLVRSIVAGSEPVSVGPFSEERFARAVDTAATGADRRYTALVPAQLARLLSDPAGSEALASLDAVIVGGQAVPLLLRDRAEAAGVRLVRSYGSSETAGGCVYDGRPLDGVDVRVADGEIEIGGATLALGYLGDDARTAAAFSEDGGRRWFRTGDAGAFEDGVLDVFGRLDNVIVSGGVNVSLDRVEAAVRDLPGLGDAVVVGVDDDRWGAVPIVVVDRRSRSADEGAVSLDEVRSRIGERLGVAARPRQIVPVETVPLLASGKPDRIAVARIVAGADPSATGPIGA, via the coding sequence GTGAGCAGGTCGCTCGTCCGTATCGGGGCCGGAGAACCGTCCCGTCTCCTGGTCTCCATCGCGGCGGCTCTCGATGGCACAGGGGCGGCCGTGCAGCCTCTCGACGAAGGCGCTTCTCCGCTCTCCGTCGCCGACGCCGCACCCGCGTCGGAATCCGTGCCGGACGAGGTCGCCGTCGTCATCGCGACGTCCGGCTCGAGCGGGTACCCGAAGCGCGTGGCGCTGTCGGCCGACGCCCTCCTCGGCAGCGCACGCGCAACGGAATCGGCGCTCGGCGGGCCCGGTCGCTGGGTGCTCGCGATGCCCGCGCACTATGTGGCCGGGGTGCAGGTGCTCGTGCGTTCGATCGTCGCCGGATCCGAACCCGTCTCGGTCGGCCCGTTCTCGGAGGAGCGGTTCGCGCGAGCCGTCGACACTGCAGCCACCGGCGCGGATCGCCGTTACACGGCCCTCGTCCCCGCGCAGCTGGCGCGACTGCTCTCGGATCCGGCCGGGTCGGAGGCGCTCGCCTCCCTCGACGCCGTGATCGTGGGTGGCCAGGCGGTTCCCCTCCTGCTCCGCGACCGTGCGGAGGCCGCAGGTGTGCGCCTCGTCCGCAGCTACGGGTCGAGCGAGACGGCGGGAGGCTGCGTCTACGACGGCCGTCCGCTCGACGGCGTCGACGTCCGTGTCGCCGACGGCGAGATCGAGATCGGGGGTGCGACGCTCGCGCTCGGCTACCTCGGAGACGACGCCCGCACCGCAGCGGCGTTCTCCGAGGACGGCGGGCGCCGTTGGTTCCGCACGGGCGACGCCGGGGCATTCGAGGACGGCGTCCTCGACGTGTTCGGGCGACTCGACAACGTCATCGTCTCTGGCGGGGTGAACGTCTCCCTCGACCGCGTCGAGGCGGCGGTGCGCGACCTCCCGGGCCTCGGCGACGCCGTGGTCGTCGGGGTCGACGACGACCGGTGGGGAGCCGTGCCGATCGTCGTCGTCGATCGCCGTTCTCGTTCGGCGGACGAGGGGGCGGTCTCGCTCGACGAGGTCCGTTCGCGGATCGGCGAGCGTCTGGGGGTCGCGGCGCGTCCTCGGCAGATCGTCCCGGTCGAGACCGTTCCCCTCCTCGCGAGCGGCAAGCCCGACAGGATCGCGGTCGCTCGCATCGTGGCCGGCGCTGACCCGTCCGCTACGGGACCCATCGGCGCATGA
- a CDS encoding 1,4-dihydroxy-2-naphthoate polyprenyltransferase → MIAQAGVAGGSRAPKGKSGNPAARRLQEVRPARFGDWVGGARIRTLPMAVAPVLIGTGAAIFAGGPGEYHWVRALLCLVTAVSLQIAVNYANDYSDGVRGTDAVRVGPSRLVGSGRASARSVLIVAFAFFGIAAVAGIVLTVLTQYWWLLIVGAACIAAAWFYTGGKRPYGYYALGEVFVFLFFGLVATLGTMFVQVGTLSQEAWFGAAGAGLIACSAILVNNLRDRDQDRLVGKRTLSVLIGSTASRVLFVVLLLAPFLLASWVAFLYPELWFSLFALLAALPACVIVVTAQQPRELIIALRLVGITQLLYGLAWFWALAF, encoded by the coding sequence GTGATCGCCCAGGCGGGCGTCGCCGGTGGATCGCGTGCCCCGAAGGGCAAGAGCGGCAACCCCGCCGCGCGCAGACTGCAGGAAGTGCGGCCCGCCCGTTTCGGCGACTGGGTCGGCGGTGCACGCATCCGCACGCTCCCCATGGCCGTGGCCCCTGTGCTCATCGGAACCGGCGCGGCGATCTTCGCGGGCGGCCCCGGCGAGTACCACTGGGTGAGGGCGCTGCTCTGCCTCGTCACCGCGGTGTCGCTTCAGATCGCGGTGAACTACGCGAACGACTACTCGGACGGCGTCCGCGGCACGGACGCGGTGCGCGTCGGTCCGTCGCGGCTCGTGGGCTCCGGACGTGCGAGCGCACGCTCGGTGCTCATCGTCGCCTTCGCCTTTTTCGGCATCGCGGCGGTCGCCGGAATCGTCCTCACGGTCCTCACGCAGTACTGGTGGCTCCTCATCGTGGGGGCTGCCTGCATCGCGGCGGCCTGGTTCTACACCGGGGGCAAGCGCCCGTACGGCTACTACGCACTCGGCGAGGTGTTCGTCTTCCTGTTCTTCGGACTCGTCGCCACCCTCGGCACGATGTTCGTCCAGGTGGGCACGCTCAGCCAGGAGGCCTGGTTCGGTGCGGCGGGAGCCGGGCTCATCGCGTGCTCGGCGATCCTCGTCAACAACCTGCGCGACCGCGACCAGGACCGCCTCGTGGGCAAGCGGACGCTCAGCGTCCTGATCGGCTCCACGGCGTCGCGTGTGCTGTTCGTCGTGCTGCTGCTCGCGCCGTTCCTGCTCGCGTCGTGGGTCGCGTTCCTCTACCCGGAGCTGTGGTTCTCCCTCTTCGCCCTGCTCGCAGCCCTGCCGGCATGTGTCATCGTCGTGACCGCGCAGCAGCCGCGGGAGCTCATCATCGCCCTGCGTCTCGTGGGTATCACGCAGCTGCTCTACGGCCTTGCGTGGTTCTGGGCACTCGCGTTCTGA
- the menD gene encoding 2-succinyl-5-enolpyruvyl-6-hydroxy-3-cyclohexene-1-carboxylic-acid synthase, which yields MIDRPDSSAEHQRSPEDETPAPATSFAAGLLDGLVRRGVRDVVVSPGSRSQALALAAAAFERAGAIALHVRIDERSAGFFALGLAVETRRPVAVVVTSGTAVANLHPAVLEAHHSLIPLVLLTADRPEELRGIRSNQTTVQPGIFGGATRFAVDVAAPVGLRSEARAADELADNAVSYAIGRGEAGAGPVHLNLAFREPLSSGFVHVPHQLVDALSDDGSLTLPPSAAATAVYRPSILLDRDKRTVVIAGHAAGPAAEALAHAGGWPLVAEVSSDARYGRNLVVAYRRLLAEAELGGRIERAVVFGHPTLSREIPALLSRDGIDVTIVAPTGGEVYNPGRRSVRVVSSVAVVEGPIDRAWLGSWVTASRAIAEAESRDTAPDLEAAHSHDRAERLAYVKAEFSAVRQPIDRRLLVEAVWRATWPHDRLVFGASRLIREADEAVGGKKIRVHANRGLAGIDGTISTGLGIATASQRAGTPGVTRVLVGDLTALHDVGGMLLAAGETPPRLQLVVGDDGGGTIFDGLEVAATAREDDVERVLYTPRDVDLEAIARGFGWQHVRVSTRAELDQALTAQTASPTLIEVPLER from the coding sequence ATGATCGACCGCCCCGACTCCTCAGCCGAACATCAGAGGTCGCCGGAGGACGAGACGCCGGCTCCGGCGACATCGTTCGCGGCCGGACTCCTCGACGGTCTCGTGCGTCGCGGAGTGCGTGACGTCGTCGTGTCGCCCGGATCTCGATCGCAGGCTCTCGCACTCGCTGCGGCGGCCTTCGAGCGGGCGGGTGCGATCGCTCTCCACGTGCGCATCGACGAGCGCTCGGCGGGCTTCTTCGCTCTGGGGCTGGCCGTCGAGACCCGTCGACCCGTCGCCGTCGTGGTCACCTCTGGCACCGCTGTCGCGAACCTCCACCCCGCCGTGCTCGAGGCCCACCACTCCCTGATCCCGCTCGTCCTCCTCACCGCCGACCGCCCGGAGGAGCTGCGCGGAATCCGTTCCAACCAGACCACCGTGCAGCCGGGTATCTTCGGCGGTGCGACCCGATTCGCGGTGGACGTGGCCGCGCCCGTCGGCCTCCGGAGCGAGGCGCGCGCGGCCGACGAACTGGCCGACAACGCTGTGTCCTACGCCATCGGGCGAGGTGAGGCGGGGGCCGGTCCCGTGCACCTCAACCTCGCCTTCCGCGAGCCGCTGTCGTCGGGGTTCGTGCACGTGCCGCATCAGCTCGTCGACGCGCTCTCGGACGACGGCTCCCTCACGCTGCCGCCGTCGGCCGCCGCGACGGCGGTCTACCGGCCGTCGATCCTGCTCGACCGCGACAAGCGCACCGTGGTCATCGCGGGCCACGCCGCAGGGCCTGCGGCCGAAGCGCTCGCCCATGCCGGCGGCTGGCCGCTCGTCGCCGAGGTCTCGAGCGACGCGCGCTACGGGCGGAACCTCGTTGTCGCGTATCGCCGACTGCTGGCGGAGGCCGAACTCGGCGGCCGGATCGAGCGCGCCGTGGTCTTCGGACATCCCACGCTCAGTCGGGAGATCCCCGCCCTGCTCTCGCGAGACGGCATCGACGTGACGATCGTGGCGCCGACCGGAGGGGAGGTCTACAACCCCGGTCGCCGATCGGTTCGGGTCGTGTCGTCCGTCGCCGTGGTCGAGGGTCCCATCGACCGGGCATGGCTCGGATCCTGGGTCACGGCGTCGCGCGCGATCGCCGAAGCGGAGTCGCGCGACACGGCCCCGGATCTCGAGGCGGCGCACTCCCACGATCGTGCCGAGCGCCTGGCCTACGTGAAGGCGGAGTTCTCGGCGGTACGGCAGCCGATCGACCGCAGGCTCCTCGTCGAGGCGGTCTGGCGCGCCACCTGGCCGCACGATCGGCTCGTGTTCGGGGCCTCCCGCCTCATCCGGGAGGCAGACGAGGCGGTCGGTGGCAAGAAGATCCGGGTGCACGCGAACCGCGGCCTCGCCGGCATCGACGGAACGATCTCGACAGGACTGGGCATCGCCACGGCGAGTCAGCGTGCGGGAACCCCGGGAGTCACTCGTGTGCTCGTCGGCGACCTCACGGCGCTCCACGACGTCGGGGGCATGCTGCTCGCCGCGGGGGAGACCCCGCCCCGCCTGCAGCTCGTGGTCGGCGACGACGGGGGCGGCACGATCTTCGACGGTCTCGAGGTGGCTGCGACCGCTCGCGAGGACGACGTCGAACGGGTGCTCTACACGCCGCGCGACGTGGACCTCGAGGCGATCGCCCGCGGCTTCGGCTGGCAGCACGTCCGGGTCTCGACGCGTGCGGAACTGGATCAGGCTCTCACGGCGCAGACCGCTTCTCCGACCCTCATCGAGGTCCCGCTCGAACGCTGA